The following coding sequences lie in one Canis lupus familiaris isolate Mischka breed German Shepherd chromosome 34, alternate assembly UU_Cfam_GSD_1.0, whole genome shotgun sequence genomic window:
- the SLC12A7 gene encoding solute carrier family 12 member 7 isoform X4, whose translation MEQESFCEGKNMALFEEEMDSNPMVSSLLNKLANYTNLSQGVVEHEEHEEDGKRREVKSPRMGTFIGVYLPCLQNILGVILFLRLTWIVGAAGVLESFLIVFMCCTCTMLTAISMSAIATNGVVPAGGSYYMISRSLGPEFGGAVGLCFYLGTTFAGAMYILGTIEIFLTYISPSAAIIQAETAEGEAAAMLHNMRVYGTCTLVLMAMVVFVGVKYVNKLALVFLACVVLSILAIYAGVIKTAFDPPDVPVCLLGNRTLSRRGFDLCAKVHTANNGTMPTVLWRLFCNNSMSSASCDEYFAQNNVTEIQGIPGVASGVLLDNLWSTYADKGAFVERKGMPSVPVPEESRASGLPYVLTDIMTYFTMLVGIYFPSVTGIMAGSNRSGDLRDAQKSIPTGTILAIVTTSFIYLSCIVLFGACIEGVILRDKFGEALQGKLVIGMLAWPSPWVIVIGSFFSTCGAGLQSLTGAPRLLQAIARDGIIPFLQVFGHGKANGEPTWALLLTALICETGILIASLDSVAPILSMFFLMCYMFVNLACAVQTLLRTPNWRPRFRYYHWALSFLGMSLCLALMFICSWYYALFAMLIAGCIYKYIEYRGAEKEWGDGIRGLSLNAARYALLRVEHGPPHTKNWRPQVLVMLNLDEEQRVKHPRLLSLTTQLKAGKGLTIVGSVLEGTYLDKHAEAQRAEENIRSLMGTERTKGFCQLVVSSNLRDGMSHLIQSAGLGGMRHNTVLMAWPGSWKQEDNTSSWKNFVETVRDTTAAQQALLVAKNVDLFPQNQERFSDGDIDVWWVVHDGGLLMLLPFLLRQHKVWRKCRMRIFTVAQVDDNSIQMKKDLQVFLYHLRISAEVEVVEMVENDISAFTYEKTLMMEQRSQMLKQMQLSKTEQEREAQLIHDRNTAAHSVVATRTQAPSTPDKVQMTWTKEKLIAEKYKNKEPGVSGFKDLFSLKPEWGNLNQSNVRRMHTAVKLNGVVLSKSQGAQLVLLNMPGPPKNRQGDENYMEFLEVLTEGLDRVLLVRGSGREVVTIYS comes from the exons ATGGAGCAGGAGAGCTTCTGTGAAGGAAAGAACATGGCGCTCTTTGAG GAGGAGATGGACAGCAACCCCATGGTGTCCTCACTGCTCAACAAGCTGGCCAACTACACCAACCTGAGCCAGGGCGTCGTAGAGCACGAGGAACATGAGGAGGACGGCAAGAGGCGTGAGGTCAAG AGCCCGCGCATGGGCACGTTCATTGGCGTCTACCTGCCCTGCCTCCAGAACATCCTTGGCGTGATTCTCTTCCTGCGCCTGACGTGGATCGTGGGGGCGGCTGGCGTCCTGGAGTCCTTCCTCATTGTGTTCATGTGCTGTACCTGC ACGATGCTGACGGCCATCTCTATGAGCGCCATCGCTACCAACGGTGTGGTCCCAG CTGGCGGCTCGTACTACATGATATCACGCTCCCTGGGGCCTGAGTTCGGAGGGGCCGTGGGCCTCTGCTTCTATCTGGGCACGACCTTCGCTGGGGCCATGTATATTTTGGGGACCATTGAGATTTTTTTG ACCTACATCTCCCCCAGCGCAGCCATCATCCAGGCAGAGACGGCGGAGGGTGAGGCCGCGGCCATGCTGCACAACATGCGCGTGTATGGGACGTGCACGCTGGTGCTCATGGCCATGGTGGTCTTCGTGGGCGTCAAGTATGTCAACAAGCTGGCCCTGGTGTTCCTGGCCTGTGTCGTGCTGTCCATCCTTGCCATCTATGCCGGTGTCATCAAGACCGCCTTCGACCCACCAGATGTCCC GGTCTGCCTGCTGGGGAACCGCACCTTGTCAAGACGCGGCTTCGACCTCTGTGCCAAGGTCCACACCGCCAACAACGGCACGATGCCCACCGTGCTCTGGCGCCTCTTCTGCAACAACTCCATGTCCAGCGCCAGCTGTGACGAGTACTTTGCCCAGAACAACGTCACAGAGATCCAGGGCATCCCCGGGGTGGCCAGTGGCGTCCTGCTGG ATAATCTGTGGAGCACATATGCAGACAAGGGGGCGTTCGTGGAGAGGAAGGGCATGCCGTCCGTGCCGGTGCCAGAGGAGAGCAGAGCCAGTGGCCTGCCCTATGTGCTCACCGACATCATGACCTACTTCACCATGCTGGTCGGGATCTACTTTCCCTCTGTGACCG GTATCATGGCGGGCTCGAACCGCTCTGGGGACCTCAGGGATGCCCAGAAGTCGATCCCCACAGGGACCATTTTGGCCATCGTGACAACGTCATTTATCT ACCTGTCCTGCATCGTGCTCTTTGGGGCCTGCATCGAAGGCGTGATCTTACGAGATAA GTTTGGCGAGGCCCTGCAGGGGAAGCTGGTCATCGGCATGCTGGCCTGGCCGTCCCCCTGGGTCATCGTCATCGGCTCCTTCTTCTCGACCTGCGGTGCCGGCCTACAGAGCCTCACGGGGGCGCCGCGCCTGCTGCAGGCCATTGCCCGAGACGGCATCATCCCCTTCCTGCAG GTGTTTGGCCACGGGAAGGCCAATGGGGAGCCCACGTGGGCTCTGCTGCTCACGGCCCTCATCTGTGAGACCGGCATCCTGATCGCCTCCCTGGACAGTGTAGCCCCCATCCTGTCCAT GTTCTTCCTCATGTGCTACATGTTCGTGAACCTGGCCTGTGCCGTGCAGACACTGCTGCGCACGCCCAACTGGCGCCCACGTTTCAGATACTACCACTG GGCGCTGTCCTTCCTGGGCATGAGCCTGTGCCTTGCCCTCATGTTTATCTGTTCCTGGTATTACGCGCTCTTCGCCATGCTCATAGCCGGCTGCATCTACAAGTACATCGAGTACCGCGG ggcaGAGAAGGAGTGGGGTGATGGCATTCGGGGACTGTCGCTGAACGCGGCCCGCTATGCCCTGCTGCGCGTGGAGCACGGCCCTCCCCACACCAAGAACTGGAG GCCCCAGGTGCTGGTGATGCTCAACCTGGACGAGGAGCAGCGAGTGAAGCACCCCCGCCTGCTGTCCCTCACCACCCAGCTCAAGGCCGGCAAGGGCCTGACCATCGTGGGCTCCGTGCTGGAGGGCACCTACCTGGACAAGCATGCAGAGGCGCAGCGGGCGGAGGAG AACATCCGGTCTCTGATGGGCACAGAGAGGACCAAGGGCTTCTGCCAGCTGGTGGTGTCATCTAACCTGCGGGACGGCATGTCCCACCTGATCCAGTCGGCCGGCCTGGGAGGCATGAGGCACAACACAGTGCTCATGGCCTGGCCCGGGTCCTGGAAGCAGGAGGACAACACGTCCTCCTGGAAGAACTTTGTCG AAACTGTCCGAGACACCACGGCGGCACAGCAGGCCCTGCTCGTGGCCAAAAACGTGGACCTGTTTCCGCAAAACCAGGAACGGTTCAGCGACGGAGACATTGACGTGTGGTGGGTCGTGCACGACGGGGGCCTCCTCATGCTGCTGCCCTTCCTGCTGCGGCAGCACAAG GTGTGGAGGAAGTGCCGGATGCGCATCTTCACGGTGGCCCAGGTGGACGACAACAGCATCCAGATGAAGAAGGACCTGCAGGTGTTCCTGTACCACCTGAGGATCAGCGctgaggtggaggtggtggagaTG GTTGAAAATGACATATCGGCATTCACGTACGAGAAGACACTGATGATGGAGCAGAGGTCCCAGATGCTGAAGCAGATGCAGCTTTCCAAGacggagcaggagagagag GCCCAGCTGATCCATGACAGAAACACTGCAGCCCATTCCGTGGTAGCCACCAGGACCCAAGCCCCGTCCACGCCAGACAAGGTGCAGATGACCTGGACCAAGGAGAAGCTGATCGCAGAGAAGTACAAGAACAAGGAGCCGGGTGTGTCCGGGTTCAAAGATCTCTTCAGCCTGAAGCC AGAATGGGGAAACCT GAACCAGTCCAACGTCAGGAGGATGCACACGGCCGTGAAGCTGAATGGCGTCGTCCTCAGCAAGTCCCAGGGTGCACAGCTGGTCCTGCTGAACATGCCAGGCCCCCCCAAAAACCGGCAGGGCGATGAGAACT ACATGGAGTTCCTGGAGGTCCTGACTGAGGGGCTCGACAGGGTCTTGCTGGTCAGGGGCAGTGGCCGGGAGGTGGTCACCATCTACTCCTGA